Part of the Caretta caretta isolate rCarCar2 chromosome 7, rCarCar1.hap1, whole genome shotgun sequence genome is shown below.
ACAGGCAAATGATTTTGTCCCAAAATATTCAATTTCTTTTACATTTACTTATCCATCTTAGGGGCTGAATTTCTAAAGTTCAGGTGCAAAAATGCATGCCTAATTGCCAATGCAGCCAATTGCATACGGATGTCAGCCTGTCTTTCCCATTACTTACCTGGCACTGTGGAATATGCAAGGAGAAAATCTGCTTCTACTGGAATCTTGTATCTGTGATTGGCATCTGTTACCCCCGTGTTGTTTGCAGGTCCAGAATCTGTCTGTATCCCGTCATCAAATGCAGATCCTCTACATGCCTGAAAACATGGTAAAGACAAGAAGAGCGTGTCTAAAATGGGAAAATTGGTCATGTTTTAAAAACTGTTGGTTACTGTGatttaactgaaaatttaaaacagGACTTTGCACCGAGTATAGACAGGGAAAGTCTTGTTGGAAAGTGTGTTAGTTGATCATCCTGAACCGTAGGGGGAGTCTAGGGTTGACCACAACTAgtgatacatttttaaacatgatATATCCTTATCTACACAAAGTACAAAATCCTGTTTAGAACTGGGTTAGTTAAAATATGTTCGCTAACATTTTAAACCATAACCAATTTGGCTAGTCTACTAGTTTATTAGTTTGAGTGGATGATCAATTATGTCCGTAAAttactgtcaaggctgaatccccactctggcacctcAAGTGCAGGAAGtcggggcccgcaaggattttaaaaatgaatacttgccattccaggcttgtattacactcccaaggttacagcttctctcatcttggcttggtaaatgccgacaccacccaaatgcaaaaaaacacatttgaacccaggaaggagcacttaggtattcctcaagccctttcaccccgcccacccctggggaagagctgagaaagaaaacaaaggaaattaggtgTGGCTActagctaatcaaacaacatgcacaaacctcttaggacaccaaaaatccaatcctgttcttaaaaaaggtaaattttattaaaaacaaaaacgaaaaaaatacatctggaacttaggctttttgctagattttaaaagaaaaaattacaaaaattaagctcccaaaatagctttcttgggggttcagcttaaaggttacaagcaaacaaaagcatctggggttaccacagaggagatccacaagccaaaataaagaataaaCCTGATCGCATCTAgcttagagtgaccagatgtcccgattttatagggacagttatattttttgggtctttttcttatataggctcctattaccccctacccccgtcccgattttccacacttgctgtctggtcaccttagtctagctaaacattcctaatttacttacatatttgcGGGGTTTCAAATAAGTAATTCTACATATGATctgatgaattttcatacctggttcacgCCTTATGCAGCATTCCTGCTTATTGCATTGCTGCTCCATCTCCTTCTCCGGAGAACAGcagcaaagggaaagtttttttcccaattttaaaaagttctaccttcccaataagaaaaggagtacttgtggcaccttagagactaaccaatttatttgagcatgagctttcgtgagctacagctcacttcatcagtagctCACTTTcatcacttcatctgtagctcacgaaagctcatgctcaaataaattggttagtctctaaggtgccacaagtactccttttctttttgcgaatacagactaacacggctgttcctctgatacctaCCTTCCCaatggctcttttggtcaggtgcccacttccttttattttacctgtgggcttgctaaccctttacaggtaaagcgagtagagaacagctactaagaggaattttatagctaacttgCTGGCGGGGTGTCCATAAACGGGAGCTACCCGCCCTTTATTTATCACAGTTACAAGAAATGTAAATGTTACTGTGCAGTGTAATAATGAAGTACAGAATTATATGTTCTCCTTAGTACCAAAGTCATTCACTGTCATGCCACTGTAGTACTTTACATGTTTAACATTTATACAATTACAAAATACAAATCCcttcttttttaatatttatttattatttagctATGCTGTGTGGTGAGTTGACACGTTGGAATGAACTCCAGACAAGTATTTTTCACCTCTTGATGAAAGCTCATCTCTGATTGAAAGCTGTTACCATTTGATTGCTGTTTGGTAGGACTATGTGCAAGGAACTGGTTGTTTGTACTGGGAAACTGTACACACCACAAGTGTCACTCTCACACTCTTGCTGGCAATCTGCAGAGGGCCAAGAGTCTGAAATGCTGTACTTCTTACCCTCCACAACAGGTGGAGTGGCATAGGGAAGATGGTGGAATGGCATAAGGGAACTTTCACTCCTGCTGCCACCCCAAAATCTACATACTAAACAGATAAATAGGGGGCTTCAGTCCCCTAGGCTGTCAACtgggcacctttcaccagcacagcAGGTCACTGACAAGTTTCAGTAAAACATTATTAATTGTATGTATAATGTAATAATACACTATAATAATTGCATGCACAGATTTCTCCTGATAGAATGCAATAGTCTATAGGGACAACCTGTGGTCACAGAAATTTGGACAGTAATGCTATCTGTATTTGGGTACCATCTACAATGTGCTCAGCTCTTCCTACACACCCAGGAAGACAATCCTTCCGCCTGAAGAGCTTGTATTACCATCTAGGAAGAGAAGCAACATAcaagagctgggaggagagaCTTGCAATgaaaatatgtacatttttacACATTTGTATTATATACATGTGATATATTGTCAAATGCACAACATCTATAGCCAGCTACCCTCCAATCTACGATTTGCTGGTCAAACATCTTTGTAAACTGGTAACTCTTTTCCTCCCAGAAGTATCTACTTTGTAAGGTTGTTACCTGGATGAAAAATAATTTGGGTTTGCCTATCAGAGTTTTACACTTGTCTCCTCTGAAGAATGTGGTCAGATCCTTGATTTCCAAAATTCCATCAGTGCCATAAATGAAGCCCTCTTCCCCATGGCTTAAAAAGATACAAGCAAAGCAAGCAGCATCACTGTGGTTCTCATCTGCAGCTGCAAATCAAATAACATTTTCTCAGCACAAAGGAAATCACATTAAACTTAATATAAGTGAAAGAACTATAAACAGCATCTCTTTGCAGCACTACATGTACAGTGGGACCCTCTATGCAACTCCAACCAGGGAAGTGATTTTTCAGTGCCACAGATTGCATGTGAGGGGAGACATAAACCACTTGTGGATAATTGGGAGAGTATCCGGGGAGCAGGGACTGAGCTCTGTACCAGACCCAAGATCTGGGCAGGCAGAGCAACTGGCATAGGCCACTTTCTCAGTTGAGTAAAACCAGGGAATAAAATAGCTCTGAATTAAGGGGAAAAACATGAAAGCTTCAGTCTGTTCTGATACCATGTCTTTTATTATATGGAAAAGTACATCAACACGAGGAACTTGAACTGTTACCTTGCTTGAGTAATTTCTTCATATCATAACAGCATCGATCATTGTACGTAACAACGTCAAATCCTAACCTTCTAAAACATTTAGAAAGCTCTCCAGCATCTTTATCGGTGCCATTGCGTGTAAACATACCTggcagaaaatgaagaacaccACAGCTGGCTACACACAAAGCAAAGCAAATAACTTGAATGGTCACAGGTGACTTTCTAGATTATAGTTTACTGCTTAGCTTAGAAAAGAATATGGTGACGTGATTTTGAAACAAACATTCACAAATAACCCCATTATCTTCGGATCCACCTGCAAGATTttttagcttttatttaaaataatgcaaGGTTCAATGTTAAAATGGGCCTGGGCCTGCAAAGTGCTTCGTATCCTCAGCATCTTGCAGAGTAGGGCCTgtggccttctctctctctggtgtggTTAGGCAGTACAACTCATGTGTACAGCATTCAAAGATAAGAACAATGGGAGGGTGtggagagttttttttaaaaaaacaaacaaacaaacaaacaaacttgttatatttaaacacaaacaaaaccacaaaccacAAAATGCTTTGAAGTCAGAAAAACTATAGTTAAGGTTTCAACTTTAATTTAGTCCCATGTCCTCAACCTCCCTCCCTTGCAGACCAGAAATCCCCAACAACTCCCATACAAAGGAAATGGatataagctctttgaggcaagcACTTCCACTTactatgtttatacagtgcttagGAAAAAGGGGTTCTGATCTGGAGGAGGCTCCACGGCACTACCACAATAGAAATGTTATATAATATCACCTTCCCTCTTGTGTGCATTAATAAGgtaatttggttttgttctgtgaAGATATGACACCCACTCTGCGGCATAAACAAggtaagggggaggggaaatctccAGATTGTATTGGGAAGTCTTACATACTGCTCAATTTGGATTTCCGGCCTATGACAGCATTGGCCCATATGACCGCTTGGGACACTTATAATTCAGGATGGAGGTCATGGAAAAAGTTCAAATTTTACCAACATAGCATGGAAGCTGGGTGCACAGGATAACATGGTAAAGCAAGCTGGTAAGTTCTTTGAGACATGAACCACATGGTATAGCAAaagggggcctctgggcactgctGTAGTGAATAAATGTGAAGTAGGCAGAGAAATGGTTAAAGCAATTTCCCACgcaagaaaaatatttatcaaagttccatgtctttaaaaaaaaaaaaaaaagtgtgtgtgtcggGGAAGAGGGCTTGTTCATCAACTGATGTTAAAGCCATTGTAAAGAATGTTAATGCAGAGGGTGGGAAACAAATTGAAGCATGAGACAAGCACAAGAAATACCTGTTTGGTCCTCAAAATTTTTGTTGTTTATAATAATACATTTGCCAACTTTCTTGTAGTCCATATTATACTTGAATGTTGGGTTAACAATTCGGCACTGGTTATCGACAGGGGCCTCTGGCTGCTGTTCCTGTCCATTCTTCTTTTTCCTGTGAGAACAAAACCAGAAGGGATGTTGAATGACAGAAATCACATGCTCTGTAGCCCCTTATTTTATTCCAGAATCGCTGCCACCctaccttttttcttcttcttttaccTACAGAGTCCTCTATATTCTAGCTAGACCTGTAAAGATCATCCCACACAAAAACTCTGACCCTGCATGTCACAATCATCATCCTTTAGTTTGGGAGTCCAGTTGGAACTACAGTCCTGCAGCCTATGGTCCCAGTCACAACCTACCAGCCTACTTCACTGCAAACAGTTCAAGGAAGAAATGATTGGGATTTCTTTGGAGCTATCCACTGCTGCTCCCCAAAATCAGCCAGAGGGTTCAAGGAACAGTTCAAGGAAGAAATGATTGGGATTTCTTTGGAGCTATCCACTGCTGCTCCCCAAAATCAGCCAGAGGGTTTTGAGCTGACCTTATGAcctggcaggagccagtggacTGACCCAACAGGCCCCTTTGCTCTACAAGCCCTGGGAGTAACAACGCAGGATGAAAATGTTCCCACTCCTAAAAGTAACATATGACCTAGTGACATATGTAAACTTTGTCTGCCAATGAAGTATCAAATGCCTATTATAGAAAGTGAACGTGACTTCAATTTTTGGTTTAAACACCTGTATCTTTAACCTGAGCTAGTGCACTACACCTGGGAACAGCACTCTTCTTATGATTTTCTTATAATACAACAAAATTTTAGAAAGATAAAAATACACTTCTTTCATGTAATTACATACTGTACTTCTTCCTGAGTAATGAAAGACTTCAGTTGTATTAGAGTCAAGAGGACCTTTTCTATAGAGAGATGACAGGAAGATTACTCACAGTTTTTACTGTAAgtgaagttttaaaacaaacaaaaccacggCAATAATGTTGTTCCTCTAGCTAATTTTAGGTGGGGGAAGTGTATCGGAAGTTAGCTGCTATTTCAGGCCCTGATTTTACTATAGGTAGAGCCAATGGGGCCTGATCAGTCTGTTGGCAGGGGCCTGGCAGTAGGCATCTGGTGCTGGCAAGGTCTCCTACACAGGGACTACAGCAATGCAAACTACCTATAGCCTCTGCGCTGCTTATAAAACAAAAGTCAGATGATAACAGTCGACAAAGGGCCTGATTTAACCCCCTCTGaggccaatgggagtctttccagtgacttcagtgaactttggatcatATTCAACATCTGAAGTGATggtcagggagggggcagaggaccTGAATCAGCAGATCTCTTGGGtttatctagtccagtatcctgtctccaacagtgtcTGTTGCTGGATGCCCCAGGGGAAGGCATATCTCCAGTCCACAACACTATATTATAGGGGGAAATTTCTTTTTAATACAAAGAATTAAAGGTTCATCATACAAGGATGATGGGCCTATATCCTTGCAATTTTAGCCTAATTAACCTAACTACTACTGCTATTCTTATTCCTCTATCTAAGCCGTTGTAGAAAGTTACCAAGCTATTTGCCTCAACCATATCCTGCAGCAGTGAGAGCTCAAGTTGATTGTTGTctataaaaatgcattttcttttttcccccccaatttaAAAATGGTTGCCTTTTAGCTTTGAGTGCCCTCTTGCTCTAGTATTAGGGTCAGGGTAAGCAAGAAACCAGGCTGCTCTTCTTAATGCTATTTGTCATTTTTATATGCAactcttttccatttttaaatggtCGTCCTTTAACTTCAAGTGTCCTCGTGTTCTGCTGATAAGGGACAGCACCTAGGAGGCCTTCGCTGCACCATTCATTATGGTACTGTACTTCCATCATATTTCCTCTTACTCTTCTCCTTAGATTACTAAAGCTCCTGAATAGTCTCTAGTTATGGAGACTCTCAAAAGCATTTAATATTTCGAAGTTAAACTTTCTGGTAGTCAGCCATTTGCCTGCTTGATACTCTCATTCCTTCAGATTGTTTGTGGGCTTTGGAAGCAATCAGAACAGTCAAGGCAATTATTCAACTTTGCCCTAAGTGGAGGTACCAGAAAGAGTTATCCACATTTAGCTCCACAATATAGGACTATTAAATTTGACTTTCAAGGAGggcttcaatttttattttattctaaaatTATCTTTCCCGTCTGTAATCTGATCCTGCAGTAATACACAAGATCTGGCAAAGATGCTAGGAAAGGCAATTTCAAAATAAGAGCAGGGCATTAAAAATTTTATATCCAGGTAAATGCACAGTATACAGCGTCCTCAACCCATGATGGTTTCAGGCTTATGCAGCTTTTGGTTttgacagaaaaaatattttaactggtTTCCTAAATAAAGAAGCACTGTTGATACATGCAATATAACATCCTCAAGTGGCATCAGCACACAATTATTGTTAATTTACAGGATGCACCCATCCCATGAACATTCCTTGACACACTTTCCCATGGCATCCAGTAAACCCATTGTCTTCCCAACTGCATATAAAAACCTGTACTCTTCCCAAAACCCAGCTATATAGTCCCCATCAAATATTTTAACTGATCCCTATCACAGTATGAGATCTTCTCCAGACACACAAGAATGTATTCCATTTCTCTGTTGTTCCTGTGTGACATGTAAGGCACGGTTCTGAGAAGAGAGCAggagttctgttgacttcaatggaagctgaaGGGACAAGACAGTCACTCAGtacctctcaggatcagacccacaGTGTACTTACTGGCAGTCAACAAAGCAATTCTAGCAAATTCCTCCTGGTCATAGTCCAAGCCAATGCCTGACAAATCACTAAGGAACAAACTTGTGGTGTATGTACATACTGGATCTTCAACCCAGATAGCACGGAATCTGTTATTTGACTCCAACTTTTCGATCACCCTATGTCTCCACATACCCAAATGGCAAATACAAATTGCCATACTGGACTAGATCAATGGTCTTTCTAGCAGCAGAAGATAAAAATCTACTGTCTGAGAGAGCCCAATACAAGATATATAAGAAAAAGGTAGAAGAAATTGCATAATGGACAATTATGTAAGAATTTGCCCAGAGGGGAAGTTCCTACCTAAAACTAGTAAGTGAGAAGTTGGTTTATGACTGGAAGCATGAAGCTTTATAAATGTATAAACATTTTTATCCTTCAACTTGTTTAACTGAGGATGGTCTCATTAGCCATAtaaatgtcttttttgttgtttgcttttacTAACCTCCCTGGTCACAATAATTTATTGTTTCGGGAATTCGGCAGGTTAATTATCAGTTGTGTAAATATGTGTTTCCTTTTGCTACTTTTATATTGTTTACCTGTCAGTTTCAATGGATGTCCCCTCATTTTCCTATTACAAGAAAGATTGAATAGGAACACTCAGTATC
Proteins encoded:
- the CASP7 gene encoding caspase-7 isoform X1; this encodes MMEENQSSPVPAEKDGDRGDMLDARPDRSLRLSLFEKKKKNGQEQQPEAPVDNQCRIVNPTFKYNMDYKKVGKCIIINNKNFEDQTGMFTRNGTDKDAGELSKCFRRLGFDVVTYNDRCCYDMKKLLKQAADENHSDAACFACIFLSHGEEGFIYGTDGILEIKDLTTFFRGDKCKTLIGKPKLFFIQACRGSAFDDGIQTDSGPANNTGVTDANHRYKIPVEADFLLAYSTVPGYFSWRNPERGSWFVQSLCSMLNDHGKQLEIMQILTRVNYMVATNYESKSDDPRFSEKKQIPCVVSMLTKELYF
- the CASP7 gene encoding caspase-7 isoform X2, translated to MEENQSSPVPAEKDGDRGDMLDARPDRSLRLSLFEKKKKNGQEQQPEAPVDNQCRIVNPTFKYNMDYKKVGKCIIINNKNFEDQTGMFTRNGTDKDAGELSKCFRRLGFDVVTYNDRCCYDMKKLLKQAADENHSDAACFACIFLSHGEEGFIYGTDGILEIKDLTTFFRGDKCKTLIGKPKLFFIQACRGSAFDDGIQTDSGPANNTGVTDANHRYKIPVEADFLLAYSTVPGYFSWRNPERGSWFVQSLCSMLNDHGKQLEIMQILTRVNYMVATNYESKSDDPRFSEKKQIPCVVSMLTKELYF
- the CASP7 gene encoding caspase-7 isoform X3; translated protein: MMEENQSSPVPAEKDGDRGDMLDARPDRSLRLSLFEKKKKNGQEQQPEAPVDNQCRIVNPTFKYNMDYKKVGKCIIINNKNFEDQTAADENHSDAACFACIFLSHGEEGFIYGTDGILEIKDLTTFFRGDKCKTLIGKPKLFFIQACRGSAFDDGIQTDSGPANNTGVTDANHRYKIPVEADFLLAYSTVPGYFSWRNPERGSWFVQSLCSMLNDHGKQLEIMQILTRVNYMVATNYESKSDDPRFSEKKQIPCVVSMLTKELYF